In Ailuropoda melanoleuca isolate Jingjing chromosome X, ASM200744v2, whole genome shotgun sequence, a single genomic region encodes these proteins:
- the PLP2 gene encoding proteolipid protein 2, giving the protein MADSERLSAPGCWAACTNFSRTRKGILLFAEIILCLVILICFSASTPGYSSLSVVEMILAAIFFVIYMCDLHTKIQIINWPWSDFFRTLIASILYLITSIVVLVEGGNHSKIIAGVLGLIATSLFGYDAYITFPLRQQRHTAAPTDPADGPV; this is encoded by the exons ATGGCGGATTCTGAGCGCCTCTCGGCCCCCGGCTGCTGGGCCGCCTGCACCAACTTTTCGCGCACCCGAAAGGGAATTCTCCTGTTTGCTGAGATT ATACTGTGCCTGGTAATTCTGATCTGCTTCAGTGCCTCCACACCAGGATACTCCTCCCTGTCGGTGGTCGAGATGATCCTTGCTGCTATCTTCTTTGTCATCTACATGTGCGATTTGCACACCAAGATACAGATCATCAACTGGCCTTGGAGT GACTTCTTCCGAACCCTCATAGCGTCCATCCTGTACCTGATCACGTCCATTGTTGTCCTTGTTGAGGGAGGAAACCACTCCAAAATCATCGCAGGG GTACTGGGCCTAATCGCTACAAGCCTCTTCGGCTATGATGCCTACATCACCTTCCCCTTGAGGCAGCAAAGACATACAGCAGCCCCTACTG ACCCTGCAGATGGCCCAGTGTAG
- the PRICKLE3 gene encoding prickle planar cell polarity protein 3 isoform X1, with product MFARGSRRRRSGRAPPEAEDPDRGQPCNSCREQCPGFLLHGWRKICQHCKCPREEHAVHTVPVDLERIMCQLISDFQRHSISDDDSGCASEEYAWVPPGLKPEQVYQFFSCLPEDKVPYVNSPGEKYRIKQLLHQLPPHDSEAQYCTALEEEEKKELRAFSQQRKRENLGRGTVRIFPVTITGAICEECGKQIGGGDIAVFASRAGLGACWHPQCFVCSTCRELLVDLIYFYHAGKVYCGRHHAERLRPRCQACDEIIFSPECTEAEGRHWHMGHFCCFECEASLGGQRYVMRQSRPHCCACYEARHAEYCDGCGEHIGLDQGQMAYEGQHWHASDRCFCCSRCGRALLGRPFLPRRGLIFCSRACSLGSEPTASATGRRSWSAGTVSAPLAASTASFSAAEEASETATKGTSTEPEPVAGPEEPAHFLRGAPHRHSLPELGLRSPPEPPPGLPSQPEPSLEDGAFGRQSTPRVSFRDPLVSDGGPRRTLSAPPAQRRRPRSPPPRAPTHRRRHHHHHHHHHHRRHSGRHRHHRDLGSGSDSGSCSSSPSSPSSESSEEDGFFLGERIPLPPHLCRPGPAQDNATGTPKSPSPQLPRSSRPGMPRQARDKNCIVA from the exons CCTCCAGAGGCGGAGGACCCAGACCGCGGCCAGCCCTGCAACTCCTGCAGGGAGCAGTGCCCCGGGTTCCTGCTGCACGGATGGAG GAAGATCTGTCAGCACTGCAAATGCCCAAGGGAGGAGCACGCCGTGCACACGGTGCCTGTGGACCTAGAACGCATCATGTGTCAGctaatctcagacttccagcGCCACTCCATCTCCGATGATGACTCAGGCTGCGCCTCGGAGGAGTATGCCTGGGTGCCCCCTGGTCTCAAGCCAGAGCAG GTATACCAGTTTTTCAGCTGCCTCCCAGAGGACAAGGTTCCCTACGTCAACAGTCCCGGGGAAAAATACAGGATCAAGCAGCTGCTGCATCAGCTGCCCCCACACGACAGTGAG gcacaGTACTGCACGgcactggaggaggaggagaagaaagagctcAGAGCCTTCAGCCAGCAGCGGAAGCGGGAGAATCTGGGCCGTGGCACCGTGCGCATCTTCCCCGTGACCATCACCGGGGCCATCTGTGAGGAG TGCGGGAAGCAGATTGGAGGCGGGGACATCGCCGTGTTTGCCAGCCGCGCAGGTCTGGGTGCCTGCTGGCACCCGCAGTGTTTTGTGTGCTCCACGTGCCGCGAGCTGCTGGTAGACCTCATCTACTTCTACCACGCTGGCAAAGTCTACTGCGGCCGCCACCACGCCGAACGCCTGCGTCCGCGCTGCCAAGCCTGTGACGAG atcaTCTTCTCGCCTGAGTGTACCGAGGCCGAGGGCCGGCACTGGCACATGGGCCACTTCTGCTGCTTTGAGTGCGAAGCATCACTAGGAGGGCAGCGTTATGTCATGCGTCAGAGCCGCCCCCACTGCTGTGCCTGCTACGAGGCCCGCCACGCCGAGTACTGTGatggctgtggggagcacattg GCCTGGACCAGGGTCAGATGGCTTATGAGGGCCAGCACTGGCACGCCTCAGACCGCTGCTTCTGCTGTAGTCGCTGCGGGCGAGCCCTGCTGGGCCGCCCCTTCCTGCCACGCCGTGGCCTAATCTTCTGCTCAAGAGCCTGCAGCCTGGGGTCAGAGCCCACGGCGTCGGCAACCGGCCGTCGGAGCTGGAGCGCGGGCACGGTCTCTGCACCTCTCGCAGCATCCACGGCTTCTTTCTCCGCTGCGGAGGAGGCGTCAGAGACCGCCACCAAAGGCACCAGCACGGAGCCAGAACCTG TTGCAGGCCCTGAGGAGCCCGCCCACTTTCTGAGGGGTGCCCCCCACCGCCACTCCCTGCCAGAGCTGGGGCTCCGCAGCCCCCCAGAGCCACCCCCAGGACTCCCCAGCCAGCCCGAGCCGAGCCTGGAAGATGGTGCCTTTGGTCGCCAGAGTACCCCTCGCGTCAGCTTCCGTGACCCTCTGGTGTCTGACGGAGGCCCGCGACGGACCCTAAGTGCACCCCCAGCCCAGCGTCGCAGGCCACGCAgtcccccacccagggcccccacccatcgccgccgccaccaccaccaccatcatcatcaccatcaccgccGCCACTCAGGCAGACATCGCCACCACCGTGACTTGGGATCGGGGTCGGACTCAGGATCTTGCTCCAGCTCACCTTCTAGCCCCAGTTCCGAGTCCTCGGAGGAGGATGGCTTCTTCCTAGGGGAACGCATCCCGCTGCCCCCACATCTGTGCAGGCCTGGGCCTGCTCAGGATAATGCAACTGGAACCCCCAAATCCCCATCTCCACAGCTCCCCAGGAGCTCACGCCCAGGGATGCCTCGCCAGGCTAGAGACAAAAACTGCATTGTGGCTTGA
- the MAGIX gene encoding PDZ domain-containing protein MAGIX isoform X3 — protein MLNQGAGPRWFPRSTPDCLFHLAISVLDSADIEVTDSRLPNPTFVEHRPQHHQSETLGTGPAPLQVTQAKGRSASKPLQTSGRFCVELVRGSAGFGLTLSGGKDSAGDAPLAVRGLLKNGPAQRCGRLQAGDLVLHINGESTQGLTHAQVVERIRTGGPRLHLVLSRPLETHPSKPEGVGGPQKRDALPSPDSSPDPGGPDVMRSRSVSASPVQHPRSGTMAQTRGSPEPSPEPLADCPAVPPPERRTEESDDRTPGSPGPWLVPSEDRLSRALGIPGAAQLALEMAAGRRRH, from the exons ATGTTAAATCAGGGGGCAGGTCCTAGGTGGTTTCCACGCAGTACCCCTGACTGCCTTTTTCATCTAGCCATTAGTGTGCTGGATTCTGCGGACATAGAGGTTACAGACAGTCGCCTGCCTAATCCCACTTTCGTGGAACACCGGCCGCAG CATCATCAGTCGGAGACCTTGGGTACAGGTCCCGCGCCGCTCCAAGTGACCCAGGCTAAGGGCCGTTCTGCTTCGAAGCCGCTTCAGACCTCTGGACGGTTCTGTGTGGAACTGGTTCGCGGTTCCGCGGGCTTTGGCCTCACATTAAGCGGAGGCAAAGATTCAGCAGGGGATGCTCCTCTGGCAGTGCGCGGGCTGCTGAAAAACGGGCCCGCTCAGCGCTGTGGTCGCTTGCAG GCTGGGGACCTCGTGCTCCACATCAACGGAGAGTCAACTCAGGGCCTCACCCACGCCCAAGTGGTGGAGCGCATTCGCACAGGCGGCCCCCGTCTCCACCTTGTACTAAGCAGGCCCCTTGAAACCCACCCCAGCAAGCCTGAAGGGGTGGGAGGGCCCCAGAAAAGAGATG CTCTGCCATCTCCAGATAGCAGCCCAGATCCTGGAGGACCAGACGTGATGAGGTCTCGCAGCGTCAGTGCTTCCCCAGTTCAGCACCCTCGATCCGGTACGATGGCCCAAACCCGGGGCAGCCCAGAGCCTAGCCCAGAGCCGCTGGCCGACTGCCCCGCGGTTCCTCCTCCTGAGCGCCGCACAGAGGAGTCTGACGACCGAACCCCGGGTTCCCCGGGACCCTGGCTGGTGCCGAGTGAGGATCGGCTTTCGCGAGCCTTAGGGATCCCAGGGGCCGCGCAGCTTGCTCTCGAGATGGCAGCTGGGAGGCGGAGGCACTGA
- the PRICKLE3 gene encoding prickle planar cell polarity protein 3 isoform X3, which translates to MFARGSRRRRSGRAVYQFFSCLPEDKVPYVNSPGEKYRIKQLLHQLPPHDSEAQYCTALEEEEKKELRAFSQQRKRENLGRGTVRIFPVTITGAICEECGKQIGGGDIAVFASRAGLGACWHPQCFVCSTCRELLVDLIYFYHAGKVYCGRHHAERLRPRCQACDEIIFSPECTEAEGRHWHMGHFCCFECEASLGGQRYVMRQSRPHCCACYEARHAEYCDGCGEHIGLDQGQMAYEGQHWHASDRCFCCSRCGRALLGRPFLPRRGLIFCSRACSLGSEPTASATGRRSWSAGTVSAPLAASTASFSAAEEASETATKGTSTEPEPVAGPEEPAHFLRGAPHRHSLPELGLRSPPEPPPGLPSQPEPSLEDGAFGRQSTPRVSFRDPLVSDGGPRRTLSAPPAQRRRPRSPPPRAPTHRRRHHHHHHHHHHRRHSGRHRHHRDLGSGSDSGSCSSSPSSPSSESSEEDGFFLGERIPLPPHLCRPGPAQDNATGTPKSPSPQLPRSSRPGMPRQARDKNCIVA; encoded by the exons GTATACCAGTTTTTCAGCTGCCTCCCAGAGGACAAGGTTCCCTACGTCAACAGTCCCGGGGAAAAATACAGGATCAAGCAGCTGCTGCATCAGCTGCCCCCACACGACAGTGAG gcacaGTACTGCACGgcactggaggaggaggagaagaaagagctcAGAGCCTTCAGCCAGCAGCGGAAGCGGGAGAATCTGGGCCGTGGCACCGTGCGCATCTTCCCCGTGACCATCACCGGGGCCATCTGTGAGGAG TGCGGGAAGCAGATTGGAGGCGGGGACATCGCCGTGTTTGCCAGCCGCGCAGGTCTGGGTGCCTGCTGGCACCCGCAGTGTTTTGTGTGCTCCACGTGCCGCGAGCTGCTGGTAGACCTCATCTACTTCTACCACGCTGGCAAAGTCTACTGCGGCCGCCACCACGCCGAACGCCTGCGTCCGCGCTGCCAAGCCTGTGACGAG atcaTCTTCTCGCCTGAGTGTACCGAGGCCGAGGGCCGGCACTGGCACATGGGCCACTTCTGCTGCTTTGAGTGCGAAGCATCACTAGGAGGGCAGCGTTATGTCATGCGTCAGAGCCGCCCCCACTGCTGTGCCTGCTACGAGGCCCGCCACGCCGAGTACTGTGatggctgtggggagcacattg GCCTGGACCAGGGTCAGATGGCTTATGAGGGCCAGCACTGGCACGCCTCAGACCGCTGCTTCTGCTGTAGTCGCTGCGGGCGAGCCCTGCTGGGCCGCCCCTTCCTGCCACGCCGTGGCCTAATCTTCTGCTCAAGAGCCTGCAGCCTGGGGTCAGAGCCCACGGCGTCGGCAACCGGCCGTCGGAGCTGGAGCGCGGGCACGGTCTCTGCACCTCTCGCAGCATCCACGGCTTCTTTCTCCGCTGCGGAGGAGGCGTCAGAGACCGCCACCAAAGGCACCAGCACGGAGCCAGAACCTG TTGCAGGCCCTGAGGAGCCCGCCCACTTTCTGAGGGGTGCCCCCCACCGCCACTCCCTGCCAGAGCTGGGGCTCCGCAGCCCCCCAGAGCCACCCCCAGGACTCCCCAGCCAGCCCGAGCCGAGCCTGGAAGATGGTGCCTTTGGTCGCCAGAGTACCCCTCGCGTCAGCTTCCGTGACCCTCTGGTGTCTGACGGAGGCCCGCGACGGACCCTAAGTGCACCCCCAGCCCAGCGTCGCAGGCCACGCAgtcccccacccagggcccccacccatcgccgccgccaccaccaccaccatcatcatcaccatcaccgccGCCACTCAGGCAGACATCGCCACCACCGTGACTTGGGATCGGGGTCGGACTCAGGATCTTGCTCCAGCTCACCTTCTAGCCCCAGTTCCGAGTCCTCGGAGGAGGATGGCTTCTTCCTAGGGGAACGCATCCCGCTGCCCCCACATCTGTGCAGGCCTGGGCCTGCTCAGGATAATGCAACTGGAACCCCCAAATCCCCATCTCCACAGCTCCCCAGGAGCTCACGCCCAGGGATGCCTCGCCAGGCTAGAGACAAAAACTGCATTGTGGCTTGA
- the PRICKLE3 gene encoding prickle planar cell polarity protein 3 isoform X2, whose protein sequence is MFARGSRRRRSGRAPPEAEDPDRGQPCNSCREQCPGFLLHGWRKICQHCKCPREEHAVHTVPVDLERIMCQLISDFQRHSISDDDSGCASEEYAWVPPGLKPEQVYQFFSCLPEDKVPYVNSPGEKYRIKQLLHQLPPHDSEAQYCTALEEEEKKELRAFSQQRKRENLGRGTVRIFPVTITGAICEEIIFSPECTEAEGRHWHMGHFCCFECEASLGGQRYVMRQSRPHCCACYEARHAEYCDGCGEHIGLDQGQMAYEGQHWHASDRCFCCSRCGRALLGRPFLPRRGLIFCSRACSLGSEPTASATGRRSWSAGTVSAPLAASTASFSAAEEASETATKGTSTEPEPVAGPEEPAHFLRGAPHRHSLPELGLRSPPEPPPGLPSQPEPSLEDGAFGRQSTPRVSFRDPLVSDGGPRRTLSAPPAQRRRPRSPPPRAPTHRRRHHHHHHHHHHRRHSGRHRHHRDLGSGSDSGSCSSSPSSPSSESSEEDGFFLGERIPLPPHLCRPGPAQDNATGTPKSPSPQLPRSSRPGMPRQARDKNCIVA, encoded by the exons CCTCCAGAGGCGGAGGACCCAGACCGCGGCCAGCCCTGCAACTCCTGCAGGGAGCAGTGCCCCGGGTTCCTGCTGCACGGATGGAG GAAGATCTGTCAGCACTGCAAATGCCCAAGGGAGGAGCACGCCGTGCACACGGTGCCTGTGGACCTAGAACGCATCATGTGTCAGctaatctcagacttccagcGCCACTCCATCTCCGATGATGACTCAGGCTGCGCCTCGGAGGAGTATGCCTGGGTGCCCCCTGGTCTCAAGCCAGAGCAG GTATACCAGTTTTTCAGCTGCCTCCCAGAGGACAAGGTTCCCTACGTCAACAGTCCCGGGGAAAAATACAGGATCAAGCAGCTGCTGCATCAGCTGCCCCCACACGACAGTGAG gcacaGTACTGCACGgcactggaggaggaggagaagaaagagctcAGAGCCTTCAGCCAGCAGCGGAAGCGGGAGAATCTGGGCCGTGGCACCGTGCGCATCTTCCCCGTGACCATCACCGGGGCCATCTGTGAGGAG atcaTCTTCTCGCCTGAGTGTACCGAGGCCGAGGGCCGGCACTGGCACATGGGCCACTTCTGCTGCTTTGAGTGCGAAGCATCACTAGGAGGGCAGCGTTATGTCATGCGTCAGAGCCGCCCCCACTGCTGTGCCTGCTACGAGGCCCGCCACGCCGAGTACTGTGatggctgtggggagcacattg GCCTGGACCAGGGTCAGATGGCTTATGAGGGCCAGCACTGGCACGCCTCAGACCGCTGCTTCTGCTGTAGTCGCTGCGGGCGAGCCCTGCTGGGCCGCCCCTTCCTGCCACGCCGTGGCCTAATCTTCTGCTCAAGAGCCTGCAGCCTGGGGTCAGAGCCCACGGCGTCGGCAACCGGCCGTCGGAGCTGGAGCGCGGGCACGGTCTCTGCACCTCTCGCAGCATCCACGGCTTCTTTCTCCGCTGCGGAGGAGGCGTCAGAGACCGCCACCAAAGGCACCAGCACGGAGCCAGAACCTG TTGCAGGCCCTGAGGAGCCCGCCCACTTTCTGAGGGGTGCCCCCCACCGCCACTCCCTGCCAGAGCTGGGGCTCCGCAGCCCCCCAGAGCCACCCCCAGGACTCCCCAGCCAGCCCGAGCCGAGCCTGGAAGATGGTGCCTTTGGTCGCCAGAGTACCCCTCGCGTCAGCTTCCGTGACCCTCTGGTGTCTGACGGAGGCCCGCGACGGACCCTAAGTGCACCCCCAGCCCAGCGTCGCAGGCCACGCAgtcccccacccagggcccccacccatcgccgccgccaccaccaccaccatcatcatcaccatcaccgccGCCACTCAGGCAGACATCGCCACCACCGTGACTTGGGATCGGGGTCGGACTCAGGATCTTGCTCCAGCTCACCTTCTAGCCCCAGTTCCGAGTCCTCGGAGGAGGATGGCTTCTTCCTAGGGGAACGCATCCCGCTGCCCCCACATCTGTGCAGGCCTGGGCCTGCTCAGGATAATGCAACTGGAACCCCCAAATCCCCATCTCCACAGCTCCCCAGGAGCTCACGCCCAGGGATGCCTCGCCAGGCTAGAGACAAAAACTGCATTGTGGCTTGA
- the MAGIX gene encoding PDZ domain-containing protein MAGIX isoform X1, whose translation MEPRAGGATDPRGSRGGRDLPLSAGPRARQLLARLNARPLAARAAADVAALVRRTGATLRLRPKAAISVLDSADIEVTDSRLPNPTFVEHRPQHHQSETLGTGPAPLQVTQAKGRSASKPLQTSGRFCVELVRGSAGFGLTLSGGKDSAGDAPLAVRGLLKNGPAQRCGRLQAGDLVLHINGESTQGLTHAQVVERIRTGGPRLHLVLSRPLETHPSKPEGVGGPQKRDALPSPDSSPDPGGPDVMRSRSVSASPVQHPRSGTMAQTRGSPEPSPEPLADCPAVPPPERRTEESDDRTPGSPGPWLVPSEDRLSRALGIPGAAQLALEMAAGRRRH comes from the exons ATGGAGCCGCGCGCGGGGGGCGCCACGGACCCtagggggagcagaggag GCCGGGACCTTCCCCTGTCCGCGGGCCCCAGAGCCCGGCAGCTCCTGGCGCGGCTGAACGCGCGCCCCCTGGCGGCCCGAGCTGCGGCCGACGTGGCGGCGCTGGTACGCCGGACGGGCGCCACATTGCGCCTGCGCCCCAAGGCCG CCATTAGTGTGCTGGATTCTGCGGACATAGAGGTTACAGACAGTCGCCTGCCTAATCCCACTTTCGTGGAACACCGGCCGCAG CATCATCAGTCGGAGACCTTGGGTACAGGTCCCGCGCCGCTCCAAGTGACCCAGGCTAAGGGCCGTTCTGCTTCGAAGCCGCTTCAGACCTCTGGACGGTTCTGTGTGGAACTGGTTCGCGGTTCCGCGGGCTTTGGCCTCACATTAAGCGGAGGCAAAGATTCAGCAGGGGATGCTCCTCTGGCAGTGCGCGGGCTGCTGAAAAACGGGCCCGCTCAGCGCTGTGGTCGCTTGCAG GCTGGGGACCTCGTGCTCCACATCAACGGAGAGTCAACTCAGGGCCTCACCCACGCCCAAGTGGTGGAGCGCATTCGCACAGGCGGCCCCCGTCTCCACCTTGTACTAAGCAGGCCCCTTGAAACCCACCCCAGCAAGCCTGAAGGGGTGGGAGGGCCCCAGAAAAGAGATG CTCTGCCATCTCCAGATAGCAGCCCAGATCCTGGAGGACCAGACGTGATGAGGTCTCGCAGCGTCAGTGCTTCCCCAGTTCAGCACCCTCGATCCGGTACGATGGCCCAAACCCGGGGCAGCCCAGAGCCTAGCCCAGAGCCGCTGGCCGACTGCCCCGCGGTTCCTCCTCCTGAGCGCCGCACAGAGGAGTCTGACGACCGAACCCCGGGTTCCCCGGGACCCTGGCTGGTGCCGAGTGAGGATCGGCTTTCGCGAGCCTTAGGGATCCCAGGGGCCGCGCAGCTTGCTCTCGAGATGGCAGCTGGGAGGCGGAGGCACTGA
- the MAGIX gene encoding PDZ domain-containing protein MAGIX isoform X2, translating to MEPRAGGATDPRGSRGGRDLPLSAGPRARQLLARLNARPLAARAAADVAALVRRTGATLRLRPKAAISVLDSADIEVTDSRLPNPTFVEHRPQHHQSETLGTGPAPLQVTQAKGRSASKPLQTSGRFCVELVRGSAGFGLTLSGGKDSAGDAPLAVRGLLKNGPAQRCGRLQAGDLVLHINGESTQGLTHAQVVERIRTGGPRLHLVLSRPLETHPSKPEGVGGPQKRDDSSPDPGGPDVMRSRSVSASPVQHPRSGTMAQTRGSPEPSPEPLADCPAVPPPERRTEESDDRTPGSPGPWLVPSEDRLSRALGIPGAAQLALEMAAGRRRH from the exons ATGGAGCCGCGCGCGGGGGGCGCCACGGACCCtagggggagcagaggag GCCGGGACCTTCCCCTGTCCGCGGGCCCCAGAGCCCGGCAGCTCCTGGCGCGGCTGAACGCGCGCCCCCTGGCGGCCCGAGCTGCGGCCGACGTGGCGGCGCTGGTACGCCGGACGGGCGCCACATTGCGCCTGCGCCCCAAGGCCG CCATTAGTGTGCTGGATTCTGCGGACATAGAGGTTACAGACAGTCGCCTGCCTAATCCCACTTTCGTGGAACACCGGCCGCAG CATCATCAGTCGGAGACCTTGGGTACAGGTCCCGCGCCGCTCCAAGTGACCCAGGCTAAGGGCCGTTCTGCTTCGAAGCCGCTTCAGACCTCTGGACGGTTCTGTGTGGAACTGGTTCGCGGTTCCGCGGGCTTTGGCCTCACATTAAGCGGAGGCAAAGATTCAGCAGGGGATGCTCCTCTGGCAGTGCGCGGGCTGCTGAAAAACGGGCCCGCTCAGCGCTGTGGTCGCTTGCAG GCTGGGGACCTCGTGCTCCACATCAACGGAGAGTCAACTCAGGGCCTCACCCACGCCCAAGTGGTGGAGCGCATTCGCACAGGCGGCCCCCGTCTCCACCTTGTACTAAGCAGGCCCCTTGAAACCCACCCCAGCAAGCCTGAAGGGGTGGGAGGGCCCCAGAAAAGAGATG ATAGCAGCCCAGATCCTGGAGGACCAGACGTGATGAGGTCTCGCAGCGTCAGTGCTTCCCCAGTTCAGCACCCTCGATCCGGTACGATGGCCCAAACCCGGGGCAGCCCAGAGCCTAGCCCAGAGCCGCTGGCCGACTGCCCCGCGGTTCCTCCTCCTGAGCGCCGCACAGAGGAGTCTGACGACCGAACCCCGGGTTCCCCGGGACCCTGGCTGGTGCCGAGTGAGGATCGGCTTTCGCGAGCCTTAGGGATCCCAGGGGCCGCGCAGCTTGCTCTCGAGATGGCAGCTGGGAGGCGGAGGCACTGA